The following coding sequences are from one Dreissena polymorpha isolate Duluth1 chromosome 8, UMN_Dpol_1.0, whole genome shotgun sequence window:
- the LOC127841519 gene encoding integrase/recombinase xerD homolog: MKRGGKRSRTATLSACPCCDGSTATPKPSKRSKSSAPNEEPAPVTVEELAIPDAPSRRLVSATTSMVPSPAGQIQNQHCSEVRQDTSAVHQPLPLPLPLGRPGLNAEPAMPLVDYDSDSSRSSDEDHDLTFHQAVRSHGADLLQDRQIQGKGSPHGPASNNHSRVPVHNLNQTVYNLLNRSLAPSTKASYKNAFLQYQRFHLAHYPTLQCLPISSERLAQFIAYCHNQNFRANTISTYVSALGYIHKLYNMVNPTESFVIKKLLYSIRRMSTADKRLPFTVANIQTLLAALHSHILDHYNRVLLKAMFLTAFFGLFRVGELSISQNGHQNTVLRKDLTFMYTNANVSSAVINVRNYKHSQGQTTAVPLALQSDKQLCPVRALVRYLRLCPTQTGPLFQFRNGDPVTTAFFRSNLRTCVVASDLNPQFYTSHSFRIGGATHAHSHKMPASQLQRLGRWRSNAYVKYIRSTPLPL, from the exons ATGAAACGTGGGGGAAAACGTAGCAGGACGGCTACATTGAGCGCCTGTCCCTGCTGCGATGGGTCTACAGCCACCCCCAAGCCTTCTAAAAGGTCAAAATCGTCGGCGCCTAATGAGGAGCCGGCCCCGGTCACAGTTGAAGAGCTCGCCATTCCCGATGCACCGAGCAGACGGCTGGTTAGTGCTACCACATCCATGGTTCCCTCCCCTGCTGGTCAAATCCAAAATCAACACTGCTCAGAGGTTCGGCAGGACACGTCAGCTGTCCATCAGCCACTTCCCCTTCCACTCCCATTGGGACGTCCAGGCCTAAATGCGGAACCGGCCATGCCTCTAGTGGATTATGACAGCGACTCATCAAGATCATCGGATGAGGACCATGACCTGACTTTTCATCAGGCTGTTCGTTCACATGGGGCGGACCTTCTACAAG ATCGCCAAATTCAAGGAAAGGGCTCCCCTCATGGACCAGCTTCCAACAACCATTCCAGAGTACCTGTTCATAATTTGAACCAAACagtttacaatttattaaacagATCCCTTGCTCCTTCCACAAAAGCCAGCTATAAAAATGCTTTTCTCCAATACCAACGCTTTCATTTGGCTCATTATCCTACGCTGCAATGCTTACCCATTTCATCTGAACGCTTGGCACAATTTATCGCGTACTGTCACAATCAAAACTTTCGGGCTAACACTATTTCTACATACGTTTCCGCTCTTGGTTACATTCATAAATTATACAATATGGTCAACCCCACGGAATCCTTCgtgataaaaaagttattgtacAGTATCCGCCGCATGTCAACTGCGGATAAACGCCTGCCTTTCACTGTGGCCAACATCCAAACTTTACTGGCTGCCCTCCATTCCCACATACTGGACCATTACAACCGGGTCCTTTTAAAGGCCATGTTTCTTACTGCCTTTTTTGGCCTTTTCCGGGTAGGGGAACTTTCCATTTCCCAAAACGGTCACCAAAATACCGTGTTGCGCAAGGACCTCACTTTCATGTACACAAATGCCAATGTTTCATCGGCAGTAATAAATGTTCGTAATTACAAACACTCACAAGGTCAAACTACCGCTGTTCCACTTGCCCTTCAATCTGACAAACAGCTATGCCCTGTTCGTGCATTAGTAAGATACCTACGGCTATGCCCTACGCAAACAGGCCCCCTTTTCCAATTTCGTAATGGGGATCCTGTCACCACTGCTTTCTTTAGGTCAAATCTTCGAACATGTGTCGTGGCTTCTGATCTAAATCCACAATTTTACACATCCCACTCTTTTCGCATCGGAGGTGCTACTCACGCCCATTCCCATAAAATGCCTGCCTCCCAACTCCAACGTTTGGGACGTTGGCGATCAAACGCATATGTTAAGTACATTCGATCTACACCATTACCCCTTTAA